The Medicago truncatula cultivar Jemalong A17 chromosome 7, MtrunA17r5.0-ANR, whole genome shotgun sequence genome includes the window TAAGTAGGATTTTTATCCTCAGTTGTCATGATGTAAGCGTCATTAAGCAAATCTTTAAAGCGGTATGATATTCGTCAAAATAAAGAATTTTGAGTATGACTCATAAACCTTTGGATTTGACCCAAACCTACGTCAGACCATGCGCTATAGTTCAAGAGTATTGTTATAATATGAACCATACTATTCTATATATGACTTGTAACGATGTAAATCATAATAATTCAGAGTaacaatataaaattacaaCTAATTTATAGTCACAAAAATCCGTGTTCATTGTCTTGCGATTTATCGtttccatttttctttgaattgcAAATTTTTGTTGTAACATAGGAGTATAGCAGTACTGGGTACTTGTTACCACAAACCACATGAGAACCATGAGAGAATAAGTTAACGAGTTTGGTTAGTTTACATTGAAATTGTCAATGACCAAATTGTACTTACTCTGCAAACAATGGGAAGAATTTAAAagaatagtaataataatccaGATAACAAAAGTCCCAAACCAGCTCAACAGTTCCCACCACCTCATGACTTTGTtaagtcatcaaatcaaacacacacaacacaaaaagCAATGTATCACTTTAAACCAATTAAGCACTAATCTAAATTATTGGCCAACCACACCATGACACAACCCAAACGACACCAATTactattttcctttaaaaaaagctACACATagtatttcaaaataaaataaaattgtgaccCCACAAACCGTTGGCTACAGCTGTATTCCAACAAGAATTTTCAATCAAAGACATGCTGTCCAACAAAACGGGCAGAAATCTCAAAATTCTCGAAAGCTAAAAAAGCCCGGTCATCCTGCCCGTCATTTTGTCTCTGCCCGTATCTATATAAAATCAACCATAGCCGCATTATGTTTTCCACTACAACCACTAATctttttctttgtctcaaaattttctctctcacaacaacaaagaaaaaagagattttttttttttttttaagacaatgGAGGCATTGAAGATGAACATTTTTGTGGCAGTTATGGTTGCTATGTTGGTGATAGCAACAAGTGGTGTTTCAGCTGCTGATGCACCAGCTCCAAGTCCAACTTCTGATGCTACCACACTTTTTGTTCCAACTGCTTTTGCTTCTCTCATAGCACTTGCATTTGGTTTTCTCTTCTGATCCTTTAATTATGTTGAGTAGTTTGATTTGTGCATAGGatgttgtgtttttcttttcactttgtTACTATTTGTGAGGAAGTGAAATTGAAGACATGGGCTATTTTGGTTTCGTTTGaaatatgaattattattacttaGAAGTAATTTATTATCATTCATATATTCATATGTAACACATTCATTTATCATTGTACTTTTTATGGGTTGTGACTTGTGACATGCAATAATATTGTGATTTGTTTGCTACCACTCGTTCGactttcattttatttgatttttttattatttttcttttatgttgattaaatattatttttatttatcaatcaATGATGAATTGAATAGTGCAATAAGAAATTTAAGTCTCTTGATCAAGTGGTTAGAGTTCAATTCGTAACTAttgtgtatgaaaaaaaaacttttttttgacaaaaaaaacattaattatcgTTAATAGAAATTTAGTACAACatggtaataaaaaaaacttgtttattTTGTAAACAAAATGTTTCATTTGAGTGTGGGTAACCAGATGtgcaaatttctttttttaaagggttaattaagtaaatggtctctataaatattcagaattttatttttagtccctacaaaataaaattacattttttagtccctataaaattttccatcaacatttttagtcattataaaattttccatcagcatttttagtccctataaaatttttccatcaacattttagTCGCTAAAatgtttaaggaaaatgtcacaagaactaaaaagtgtgattttattttgtagggattaaaaacaaaactgtgaatatttatagggactaaaaacttaattaacccttttttaaataacaaattattaaaaaaacaaacaaaactattataatttgaaaaatattgctCTCACATTTCAAGAGACATCACAAACATATTGAAAAGAGAGATAAATGTAAAATAGATGAGATGAATGATGTgataaaatggaaaataaaaataaagatgaaaaagCAACAACcgatagaaaattttaaaaaatacagtAATCTATtactatgatattattttctaacCGTCCATTTAAagttatttatacatattaaaaaGGTCATTAAATTTTACTACCTTTAACCTCATATACTAGTTCAAATTctccgtgagtttagctcagttggtaaaaaCAATGTGTAATAcatgcaaggttcggggttcgaactccaaacGCCACCAAAAAATATACTTGTCCAAAAACTtcaaatacttaaaaaaaaaatgttgtatcCAATAAGTTGCTTTTAAAGAAtgtaaaaattcaaataaaaatattccaaAAGTATTAGTAACACACACATAAGAGCATATGGAGGGTGGATCCACATTGAAACATAGTGTGGCACTTGCCACATCAGATTATTATCCATTTTTTAATAGGTATATACACCTATAATAGTTTAAAGGTATATGATAAACATTATTTCGTACAAATTATGATAACTTGTAAAGCGTGTTCCAGTGGTAATTATCAAGGATTCTTTGCTTCAGTGTTTTCAGTTCAATTCCCTCCATAAGAATTTTTGCATTTctcttgattatttttttaattgtcagCAGTGAACTTTGCGCTTATTAggagttttagaaaaacatccTTAGGAAAACACTTTTTTATGTgatgatttatttataaaatattctttttttattattgttgattttaagttatttggagTGCATAGAGAATTAATTTAAGgcatttagtttaattttttttatgattaactTAATGCTTATTACAActtaaattttgtgtttttatcttACAGTTTTAGTTTATTCTAATGTaccacctaatttttttttcatgactCCGTTACCGTTTTATGTCAAGACACTAATAACACCTACATGTTCAGATGTTTGGGTTTCACTAATTACAATGGaagaatttttttctctaatagTATTGTATTGTAGTTTCGTCTATAgacgatttttattttaaatgtattgaatcaaacaatgttatttattatttttagtataatttaattcatagattcttttatatttttgccacactaaaatacaatatttggaTCCGCCCCTGAGCATATGACGTGGCAAGAAGAAGATTGTGtgaattttataataatgtttGTTGTTGAGGTTAAATAACTTAATTGTTTTGAATTAAGAGATTAAAAAGTTGAGAAGTTAATGAACCTTCATTCAAATCTTAaatattttgagttaaaagaTTAAAGAGTTGAGAAGTTAAAGAACCCtcattcaaaatcttaaaaaaagacaaaaaaattaatataataattactgatatactaattatttttattagaaaataaaagttatttttatttaacacgttatgtttttccttcaaaaatttaACACGTATTGGAAATTTGGGccttagagcttacatcataatcTAGTCTCTCCACAACAGAGGCACAATTGCTCTTAAACATTCCTAAAAGTCGAATGgtaattaattattgtttagaacactttttaaattaagtgaactaatttaaaaaatatctcaacaaattttaaatttatcaaacGACAGTTAATTGCTGTTCGATAAACGCCTAGATGCCATTATTGAGAGCAATCTTCCAACATGGGCTACATTGGGAATTTTATTGGGCCTTTTTATGGCCATTACATCTGGAAgattgctttttaggcccccccaatatctctttaggccccctaaaaatacaaaaataacctttataatacatccggtagttacataccggtagtgcattttaaattttcacattttacaccttcggtatgtacataccggagGCACATTTACAAATTTTCACATTTATCGCATTCGGTAGTTATGTTCTGGAGGAACATTCATTTTGCGATTTCTCAATTACACCTCCGGTATATATATACCGTACTCCACCCACGTTGTTATCTGAATAAAATGGTGCAGTTTTTTAAGAGTTATTTTCTAAGCTTCAATATTGTTCCATACCTTGCGTTTTTTGGccaatttttgttgtgttttcatCACAATTAATAGAACAAATGGTGTCAATCTTTACTCAATTGCAATCATTTAGAAGGTAAACCTTGCTTCTTCCTCTCTCGTAttgtttctgcataatttttttagagttcTGTCATATTCAATGAAAAGTTTGATCCTTTTATTTCTGTAAATTTTATGCACCCTACCAAAAGTTTGTGAATTTTCCAACATAGCAGAACATGTacatttaaataacataatgCGATAAACGCGAAAATTTGTAAATGTGCCTctggtatgtacataccgaaggtgtaaaatgtgaaaatttaaaatgcactaccggtatgtaactaccggatgtattataaaggttatttttgtacttttagggggcctaaagagatattggggggcctaaaaagcaatcTTCTTACATCTGGAGAGGAAGCTATGAAAAGCAGAATTTTTTTACTTCCTACACCAAACTTGTACTCTTAATGGTGCGTATTTGATCATCATGACATTATTTGTTTCACTTattctctttattgttttgatatCCTCCAAGTTCAAACATGAAGGTTTCACAACTATTTCACTTTGATCCAAGACATCAAAGACATTCTTCATCAAGATTGACATGTTCGCATTATCCACTCTTTCTTAGAAGAAAATAGTTATACATACTTCGTTGCTAAGTTAGAAGTTTCTTTTAGCATTGATCTCATCTCATGATCCTCTGATCTCCTTCGGATGACATCTTGAACCATCTCTATGTAGACTCTATGAGAACTTGGTTATCGGAGTGCctagtttttctttctttctttttgttttgttttgtaactTTCCAACCAAATACACACATTTActcaaaaaattcaatttttgacctttttataatatttatttttttgaaaaacacaaaaaattgatcTTTTTCATCGGAttgttctgatttttcttttcctgtTATTCTAGAACTAGAAAACCCCGAATTAAGTTTTTTGGAATACgaattccaaaaataaaatactgaaTTTAGaactctttttaatttttcaacccTTATCCCCTCCTATTTCTTCATTCTCTTCATCAACTAAAACTGTTTGATATATCACATTTGCAAGAGTGGAATTAGAGAGTGATCGTTTGTTTTTTTAGCCGGGGATATGAACCCCAATAaatatacttaaatattaaattaaaagtattagAATGTGAAACAAACACTTGACAAAAAGGATGTgaaacaaacaagaaaaaaaatatggggCTTCCATGACTTTTATGGACATGGATTATTTTCAATATCACCTTCTTCatgggaaaaaaaatatgggGCTTCCATGTTCTAAGAGTAATTACAtgtttgcaatttttttgttgctttctatgactttatttcaaattatgggGTCAATGAAAAAGTGTTCCTAACTTCCTCTTTATTGAGCAACCAAAAAAGGGATCAATTTTTGAAAACTCAGCTTCCATCCTTCATACTACTTTCTTTCCTCTTAGAATAAATTGTTCCAAACAATGTGGTATAATGTATGAGTTTGTCAATATTAGAATATGGAAACTAAAATGGGCATGATTTTATGTTAACCATAATAACTCAAATTGAGGTGTTATAGTTATAGGTGCCGTTTCACATAGGAAAGTGGAAAACTTTTCCATGATGGTGCAATTGGATTCTATCTTGCACGTGGCAGTTCATCAGGTTTTATACTACGTTTTGATTTCTTCAATTGTCCAAACAATAGAACGACATTACTAATACACCTCATGATTTTCAAAATCATGCTAACTATTTCCTcagttcctttttaagtgtcacttttggagaaaaattttgtttcaatttaactatcactttcaaagttcaatgcaacattaaatgttgttttaccaatattacccTTGGTTATTTATtatggagagagaaatatataaaatgagatattaaatgaataaggttattatagtaaaagtatgaagtattgtatcaaaagtagtaatatttattgattgtattgatttgtgtaaaatgtcaaaaaatgacaattaaaaaggaacggaggtagtactaGACATAAAACCTCTACACTTTCCTTTTTCACTTATATCTTAAAAAACTACCcatttcttgacaaaaaaaaaaaaaaaaaactacccactTTCTCATTTTAATAGTCGTTTTAAATTTTAgta containing:
- the LOC11437552 gene encoding arabinogalactan protein 14, giving the protein MEALKMNIFVAVMVAMLVIATSGVSAADAPAPSPTSDATTLFVPTAFASLIALAFGFLF